A window of Malania oleifera isolate guangnan ecotype guangnan chromosome 5, ASM2987363v1, whole genome shotgun sequence contains these coding sequences:
- the LOC131155328 gene encoding B3 domain-containing protein At3g19184-like, whose amino-acid sequence MGASKAAYEECRRQRVEENKRRMEELNLNKLSLALHTPSPKPSPAKRKVSQRPLGLSAVRRSLRVADKPPPNYKEVPIEPLGRPRSYTRRDLLNRTYASDEERTYAIDKAEELQSGLESKFPSFVKPMLQSHVTGGFWLGLPVQFCKNHLPDQDETVTLEDEDGNESATKYLAKKTGLSAGWRGFAIDHELVDGDSLVFQLIKPTKFKVYIIRVDRSGDGGEALGVTHLDISGKRIRASKK is encoded by the exons ATGGGGGCTTCTAAGGCGGCCTATGAAGAATGCAGAAGGCAGAGAGTGGAGGAGAACAAGCGAAGAATGGAAGAGCTCAATCTCAACAAGCTCTCTCTGGCTCTGCATACCCCCAGCCCTAAACCCTCGccg GCGAAGCGGAAGGTATCCCAACGCCCATTGGGCCTCTCTGCTGTACGAAGATCTCTGCGTGTTGCTGACAAGCCCCCTCCTAACTACAAAGAA GTACCAATTGAACCTTTGGGGAGACCAAGAAG CTATACGCGGAGGGATTTATTGAATAGAACATATGCTTCAGATGAAGAAAGGACATACGCTATAGACAAAGCAGAAGAATTGCAGTCGGGTTTAGAATCCAAATTCCCAAGCTTTGTGAAGCCAATGCTCCAATCCCATGTGACTGGTGGATTTTGGTTG GGTCTTCCCGTCCAATTCTGCAAGAATCACCTTCCAGACCAAGATGAGACAGTCACTTTGGAGGATGAAGATGGAAATGAAAGTGCAACCAAATACCTTGCTAAAAAAACTGGACTTAGTGCTGGGTGGAGGGGATTTGCAATTGATCACGAACTGGTTGATGGGGATTCTTTAGTTTTCCAGCTAATCAAACCTACAAAGTTTAAG GTGTACATAATAAGAGTGGATCGGTCAGGAGATGGCGGTGAGGCTCTAGGTGTTACACACTTGGACATAAGTGGCAAACGTATCAGAGCAA GCAAAAAGTAG